From the Acaryochloris thomasi RCC1774 genome, one window contains:
- a CDS encoding PhoX family protein, which produces MTITRRQFLVFMGGAAGTVACSSLVGKRAKTLAFQPVQLPLPLNIGDTASDQMQVYSTYEVIDDLVVPEGYRYSVISAWGDSVGDSRFGYNNDFVALIEAEMMSFLAVNFEYISGKTWMQTYPEVIGQSLPFAEVKTALASRGGEINAFALPKNNPLKQQIEAIAKEGLIDQGIGVISVSKNNDSWERTPLAQDRRITGISGLEDGRYLQATGAAVAIFEKVDKLGYDDQLQVRIIGTFQNCAGGTTPWGTILSAEENFQAQVPEPVMADGSSMDPSQQPFVLTDKKVDGRGNPFGLAGNKYGWMVEVDPANAQDYGTKHTWLGRYRHEAVAVRAVKGKPLAVYSGCDRRGGHLYKFVSQDNVYKVADKANSGLLEQGMLYGAKLNSDGTGQWIALNPDTAVDPVLPSQVVEDEGQGLVTLPNPDRQAGGIVKVTQDADAIALKKFKTLGDLYIGNAIEKQGAILIDAHFAANAAGVTCMARPEDTTVNDQGALFVAFTSGSPGGDGGPDKQIFTGPEGETPYEYGWIMKLEEDKRDPGSMTFRWAMIALGGEPADGGLGFSNPDNLEMDSNGNLWMVTDMSTSKHNQEIPSRTEDGEQVSQSNLRGLFGNNSAWVIPLSGPDSGKAVPFAIGPMECELCGLSLSSDQKSLFLAIQHPGETGGMRQDMAVETRQLVMRTTDGQEFTQQRQVPLGSNWPGKTAQDLPKPALVVVQREDGQNLA; this is translated from the coding sequence ATGACGATCACCCGTAGGCAATTTTTAGTATTTATGGGAGGGGCTGCAGGAACGGTTGCCTGTAGCTCACTTGTAGGCAAACGAGCCAAGACACTTGCCTTTCAGCCGGTCCAGCTACCGCTGCCGCTTAACATTGGCGATACCGCTAGTGACCAGATGCAGGTCTACAGCACCTATGAGGTCATCGATGATCTGGTGGTGCCGGAGGGGTATCGCTACAGCGTGATTTCGGCCTGGGGGGATTCTGTCGGTGACTCCCGATTTGGCTACAACAATGATTTTGTTGCCTTAATCGAAGCAGAGATGATGAGCTTCCTTGCCGTTAACTTTGAGTACATCAGTGGCAAAACCTGGATGCAAACCTATCCTGAAGTAATCGGTCAGTCTCTTCCCTTCGCTGAGGTGAAAACGGCACTGGCAAGCCGTGGAGGGGAGATCAATGCCTTTGCACTCCCTAAAAACAATCCGCTCAAGCAACAGATTGAGGCGATCGCAAAGGAAGGGCTGATCGATCAAGGCATTGGCGTGATTTCGGTCAGCAAAAACAACGATAGCTGGGAACGTACTCCTTTGGCCCAGGATCGGCGGATTACTGGTATCTCTGGCCTAGAAGATGGGCGCTATCTGCAAGCCACGGGGGCTGCTGTTGCTATCTTTGAAAAAGTCGACAAACTGGGCTATGACGATCAGCTCCAGGTTCGCATTATTGGGACGTTTCAGAACTGTGCAGGGGGCACAACACCGTGGGGGACGATCCTAAGTGCGGAGGAGAATTTTCAAGCTCAGGTACCGGAGCCAGTTATGGCTGACGGGTCATCGATGGATCCCTCTCAACAGCCTTTTGTATTAACGGATAAAAAGGTCGATGGACGCGGCAATCCGTTTGGTTTGGCGGGCAACAAATATGGCTGGATGGTGGAGGTAGACCCCGCCAATGCTCAAGACTACGGCACTAAGCATACGTGGCTGGGGCGCTATCGCCATGAAGCCGTGGCGGTTAGGGCTGTGAAGGGGAAGCCGTTAGCGGTCTACTCGGGTTGCGATCGCAGAGGCGGACATCTATACAAGTTTGTCAGTCAAGACAATGTATACAAGGTTGCCGACAAAGCGAACTCTGGTTTGCTAGAGCAGGGGATGCTCTACGGTGCCAAGCTTAACTCTGACGGCACCGGTCAGTGGATCGCCCTCAACCCTGACACCGCGGTGGATCCGGTTTTGCCCAGTCAGGTAGTTGAAGACGAGGGGCAAGGGCTGGTGACGCTGCCGAACCCCGATCGACAAGCGGGCGGGATTGTTAAGGTGACGCAGGATGCAGATGCGATCGCGCTGAAAAAGTTCAAAACCCTTGGCGATTTATACATCGGTAACGCCATCGAAAAGCAGGGCGCAATTTTAATCGACGCTCACTTTGCCGCCAATGCCGCCGGAGTGACCTGCATGGCTCGCCCTGAAGACACCACCGTCAATGATCAGGGAGCATTATTTGTCGCCTTTACTTCCGGTTCCCCCGGCGGTGATGGCGGACCCGACAAACAGATCTTTACCGGACCTGAGGGTGAAACGCCTTACGAATACGGCTGGATCATGAAATTAGAGGAAGACAAACGCGATCCAGGATCCATGACCTTCCGCTGGGCAATGATTGCCCTTGGGGGCGAACCAGCAGATGGCGGCCTCGGTTTTTCAAACCCTGACAACTTAGAGATGGATAGCAACGGCAATCTGTGGATGGTTACCGACATGTCTACCAGCAAGCATAATCAAGAGATTCCTAGCCGTACTGAGGACGGTGAACAGGTTAGCCAATCAAATCTACGGGGGCTGTTTGGCAATAACTCAGCCTGGGTGATTCCTCTCAGTGGACCTGATTCAGGCAAAGCTGTACCCTTTGCCATCGGTCCTATGGAGTGTGAACTCTGTGGTTTATCTCTCTCCTCAGATCAGAAGTCACTCTTCTTGGCGATTCAGCATCCTGGAGAGACGGGGGGGATGCGGCAAGATATGGCTGTAGAAACCCGCCAACTGGTCATGCGGACCACCGACGGTCAAGAATTTACGCAGCAGCGTCAGGTTCCTCTGGGGTCGAACTGGCCGGGGAAGACCGCGCAAGATTTGCCCAAGCCTGCCCTAGTGGTGGTGCAGCGGGAGGATGGTCAAAACCTCGCATAG
- the dcd gene encoding dCTP deaminase, which yields MIKNDVWIQEMAQQGMITPFESELVRQIEAQESQPLHRVISYGLSSYGYDLRLSPNEFRVFRHIPGTIVDPKNFNPDNLEPVALHTDPQGSYFILPAHSYGLGVAMERLAIPENVSVICIGKSTYARCGIIANLTPAEAGWQGHLTLEFSNSSSADCRIYAREGIVQLLFFEGERCSVSYQARQGKYQNQDEVVTLARL from the coding sequence GTGATCAAGAATGATGTGTGGATTCAAGAGATGGCTCAGCAGGGGATGATTACCCCCTTTGAGTCAGAGCTGGTCCGTCAAATTGAGGCTCAGGAGTCCCAGCCACTGCATCGTGTGATCAGCTATGGCCTGTCTTCCTATGGGTACGATCTACGGCTTAGCCCCAACGAGTTTCGGGTCTTTCGCCACATCCCTGGCACCATTGTTGATCCCAAAAACTTTAATCCCGATAACCTAGAGCCGGTGGCGCTGCATACCGATCCTCAGGGCAGTTATTTTATTTTGCCTGCCCACTCCTACGGCTTGGGGGTAGCGATGGAGCGACTGGCTATCCCAGAAAACGTCAGCGTGATTTGCATTGGTAAAAGCACCTATGCCCGCTGTGGCATTATCGCAAACCTAACGCCTGCTGAAGCAGGTTGGCAGGGACACCTGACGCTGGAGTTCTCTAATTCATCCAGTGCAGACTGCCGTATTTACGCCCGAGAAGGAATTGTGCAGCTTTTGTTCTTTGAAGGCGAACGCTGCTCTGTTAGCTACCAGGCGCGGCAGGGAAAATATCAAAATCAAGATGAAGTGGTGACGCTTGCCAGACTCTAG
- a CDS encoding P-loop NTPase family protein has protein sequence MVAQIEATTLDLDRRVFHAVEGLVQIVTAPHRNFFTNVMAQALRAAGQGTSVLVVQFLKGGINMGHQHPIHLCQHLDWFRCNLPRCIGDAQLDDSEQEALSDLWNHTQSAVLEGNYSLVVLDELSLAIHLGLIPEADVLNLLQQRPRHIDMILTGPNMPPAIVNEADQVTELRRSPRL, from the coding sequence ATGGTTGCTCAGATTGAAGCCACAACACTAGATCTTGACCGCCGCGTTTTTCATGCCGTCGAGGGACTTGTGCAAATCGTGACGGCTCCCCACCGCAACTTTTTCACCAACGTTATGGCTCAAGCGCTCAGGGCTGCGGGTCAAGGAACCTCAGTGTTGGTGGTGCAGTTCCTTAAGGGTGGCATCAATATGGGGCATCAGCATCCCATTCATCTGTGTCAGCATCTGGATTGGTTTCGGTGTAATTTGCCCCGCTGTATCGGTGATGCCCAGCTTGATGATTCAGAGCAAGAGGCTCTGTCTGACCTTTGGAATCACACACAGTCGGCGGTGCTAGAGGGCAACTACTCACTGGTGGTACTGGATGAATTGAGCTTAGCCATTCATTTGGGGCTGATTCCTGAAGCCGACGTTCTCAATCTTCTCCAGCAGCGGCCCCGCCATATTGATATGATCCTCACGGGACCCAACATGCCACCCGCCATAGTGAATGAGGCCGATCAGGTGACTGAACTACGCCGAAGTCCCCGTCTATAA
- the rph gene encoding ribonuclease PH — translation MPQQRPDGRQPDQLRPIQFQRRFTGSVPGSVLAQWGETKVLCTVSVQSGVPRFLEGTGQGWLTAEYRMLPGSTPQRKAREILKLSGRTQEIQRLIGRSLRAALDLQALGERTLIVDADVLQADAGTRTTAITGGFVALADAIQDLITKGELETSPIRHYVAAVSVGLKAGEPLLDLNYKEDVAADVDLNVVMTEHQTLLEVQGTAEEGEFTRSQLNHMLDYAESGIQTLVAAQRQALNG, via the coding sequence ATGCCACAGCAGCGCCCCGATGGTCGTCAGCCTGACCAACTTCGGCCCATTCAGTTTCAGCGGAGATTCACGGGTTCTGTGCCGGGTTCTGTGCTCGCGCAGTGGGGAGAGACAAAGGTCCTGTGTACTGTTTCAGTACAGTCAGGGGTACCCAGATTTCTCGAAGGAACAGGGCAGGGATGGCTCACGGCAGAGTATCGGATGCTGCCAGGGTCGACACCTCAGCGGAAGGCTCGGGAGATCCTGAAGCTATCGGGACGCACGCAAGAAATTCAGCGATTAATTGGCCGTAGCCTACGGGCAGCACTGGACCTCCAGGCCCTCGGGGAGCGTACCTTGATTGTGGATGCAGATGTGCTGCAGGCGGATGCAGGCACCCGAACGACAGCCATTACGGGCGGTTTCGTTGCCCTTGCCGATGCGATTCAAGATTTGATTACCAAGGGAGAGTTAGAAACCTCTCCCATTCGCCACTATGTTGCGGCTGTTTCAGTCGGCTTAAAGGCTGGAGAGCCACTGCTGGATCTCAATTACAAGGAAGATGTGGCGGCAGATGTTGATCTCAATGTGGTGATGACAGAGCATCAAACACTGCTAGAGGTGCAGGGCACAGCAGAAGAGGGCGAATTTACGCGATCGCAACTCAATCACATGCTCGACTACGCTGAATCTGGGATCCAAACGCTTGTGGCAGCCCAACGACAAGCCCTCAATGGATAA
- a CDS encoding site-2 protease family protein: protein MKVVLVWNSVMQQGTRPNWQVGTVFDIPLFIDSSWLVIVALITFVDGLEWQTEYPMWGTGLAWAAGFAMALLLFGSVLCHELGHSLIAQSQGTKVNSITLFIFGGLASIDEEAKTPEKAFQVAIAGPLVSLLLFVLLSLTARLFAADHPIGVLTGSLARINLVLALFNLIPGLPLDGGQILKAAVWKATGNRFKGVRWAAKAGQTLGWVAVTLGLITILLFGSFGGIWIALLGWFGLRNAYSYNRFADLQEALLELKAQDAMTRDFRVVKVTKTLREFADDYVLSLNRASTYFAASDGRYRGLIDADQLNITERSLWDDLQVQDLVQPLQEIPSVKETTSMVEVIDQLDAEVLQRVTVLSPAGAVAGVIDRGDVVRALAKKMNLMIADADIQRIKDEGSYPPNLKLDAIARSILSDATPPQSTETTP, encoded by the coding sequence ATGAAAGTGGTACTGGTTTGGAACAGCGTTATGCAGCAGGGCACAAGACCCAATTGGCAGGTCGGGACGGTCTTTGACATCCCGCTTTTTATTGATTCATCCTGGCTCGTAATCGTGGCGCTGATCACCTTTGTCGATGGGCTAGAGTGGCAGACCGAATACCCCATGTGGGGGACAGGTCTTGCTTGGGCAGCAGGATTTGCGATGGCGCTGCTTTTGTTTGGCTCGGTGCTCTGTCATGAACTCGGCCATAGTTTAATCGCTCAGTCCCAGGGCACAAAGGTCAACTCAATCACGCTGTTTATTTTCGGTGGATTGGCGTCCATCGACGAAGAGGCAAAGACACCGGAGAAGGCCTTTCAAGTTGCGATCGCAGGTCCCCTCGTCAGCCTGCTGCTCTTTGTCTTGCTGAGCCTAACGGCGCGGCTTTTTGCAGCGGATCACCCCATTGGGGTTCTAACAGGCAGCCTTGCCCGCATCAATCTCGTGCTAGCGCTCTTTAATCTAATTCCGGGCTTACCCCTCGACGGCGGCCAGATTCTCAAGGCAGCGGTCTGGAAAGCCACGGGCAACCGCTTCAAAGGCGTGCGCTGGGCAGCTAAAGCTGGACAAACGCTAGGTTGGGTTGCAGTGACTCTGGGCCTGATCACCATCTTGTTATTTGGCAGCTTCGGCGGCATCTGGATCGCGCTACTAGGCTGGTTTGGGCTGCGGAATGCCTATTCATACAATCGCTTTGCTGACCTGCAGGAGGCGCTGCTAGAACTCAAGGCCCAAGATGCCATGACCCGGGATTTCCGCGTCGTCAAAGTCACCAAAACACTACGAGAGTTTGCCGACGACTACGTGCTATCTCTCAATCGCGCCTCTACTTACTTTGCAGCCTCAGATGGCCGCTACCGGGGGCTCATTGATGCCGATCAGCTCAATATCACCGAGCGTAGCCTCTGGGATGATCTTCAGGTGCAAGACCTCGTACAGCCCCTACAGGAGATTCCCTCGGTCAAGGAGACGACTTCTATGGTGGAGGTCATTGACCAATTAGATGCTGAAGTGCTACAGCGCGTCACGGTTCTATCTCCAGCGGGGGCGGTGGCTGGCGTCATTGACCGGGGGGACGTGGTGCGAGCACTGGCGAAGAAAATGAATCTGATGATTGCGGATGCTGATATCCAGCGCATCAAGGACGAAGGCAGCTACCCGCCCAATCTCAAGCTAGATGCGATCGCACGTAGCATTTTGTCAGACGCCACACCGCCACAGTCAACGGAGACAACCCCCTGA
- a CDS encoding metallophosphoesterase family protein, with amino-acid sequence MSLNFRFGVISDLHIGLPQTIEDSPHRFHLVELSVSALESALTHLSQLDLDFLLIPGDLTQDGEPDNHTWLSQRLAQLPFPSYVIPGNHDVISPIPTDTCIGLQEFPGYYPKFGYQNPEQLYYTCALLPGVRLIALNSNQFDLAGYQLGILDDQQLAWLQTVLEETVDELVLVMVHHNVLEHLPDQTQNPVGKRYMLDNAPKLINLLQAHNVQLVFTGHLHVQNIAHQNGLYDVTTGSLVSYPHPYRVIQVQQQAEQTQVEIESHRLRSLPDWPDLQTTSRQMMGQRSTRFMTHFLTQPPLNLPVEKATTLAPQLSDFWATVADGDPVLSYPELPEPVQQYFEAFSHSGVADNQLIISLQT; translated from the coding sequence ATGTCTTTAAACTTTCGCTTTGGTGTGATCAGCGACCTGCATATCGGTTTACCCCAAACCATTGAAGACAGTCCCCATCGCTTTCATTTAGTTGAATTGAGCGTCTCGGCCCTAGAGTCAGCACTGACGCACCTAAGTCAGCTCGATCTCGATTTTTTGCTGATTCCGGGGGATTTAACCCAAGACGGTGAGCCGGACAACCATACTTGGCTGAGTCAGCGCTTGGCTCAGCTTCCTTTCCCTAGCTACGTCATCCCGGGCAACCATGACGTGATCTCACCGATTCCCACAGATACCTGCATTGGACTGCAGGAGTTTCCGGGCTACTACCCAAAGTTTGGCTACCAAAATCCAGAGCAGCTCTACTACACCTGTGCGCTGCTGCCCGGAGTACGGCTGATTGCCCTCAACTCTAACCAGTTTGATTTAGCAGGCTATCAGCTTGGAATCTTAGATGACCAACAGCTTGCGTGGCTGCAGACGGTCTTAGAAGAGACGGTGGATGAGCTAGTTCTAGTGATGGTGCATCACAACGTTCTAGAACATTTGCCCGATCAGACCCAGAACCCAGTGGGCAAGCGCTACATGCTCGACAATGCACCCAAGCTAATAAACCTACTACAGGCGCATAATGTTCAGCTTGTGTTCACAGGGCATCTGCATGTTCAGAACATTGCCCACCAGAATGGACTCTACGACGTCACCACCGGCTCATTGGTCAGCTACCCTCATCCCTATCGGGTGATTCAGGTGCAGCAGCAAGCAGAGCAAACACAGGTTGAGATTGAGTCTCATCGGTTGCGATCGCTTCCTGACTGGCCTGACTTACAAACCACCTCGCGGCAGATGATGGGTCAACGTAGCACTCGATTTATGACGCATTTTTTAACTCAGCCACCGCTAAATCTGCCCGTAGAGAAAGCTACAACACTTGCTCCGCAGCTCAGCGATTTTTGGGCTACCGTTGCCGATGGTGATCCGGTCTTGTCTTATCCAGAGCTACCGGAACCTGTGCAGCAGTACTTTGAGGCTTTTAGTCACAGCGGTGTCGCAGACAATCAGCTCATTATTTCATTACAGACTTAA
- a CDS encoding iron uptake porin, translating to MLNFLKKSLLLKPALLGLMILSPSAAVAAATQSETIHQDAVENLTAGLTEQDLSVENLFPMTVADASITEPSATEPVAIEPNLNVTSVDELSANADSLGQVTSVSQLSDVQPTDWAFQALQSLVERYGCIAGYPNGTFRGNRSATRYEMAAALNACLDQISDRFASKADLDAVKALQDEFAAELATLRGRVDGLEARVDTVEAQQFSTTTKLNGEVVFGSAFVFDEDEALDSVLGVGTDDGNTGEDRLFLGYRARLNFDTSFSGSDRLRIRLEAADIPELDEDGSAGTSLARFGFDENDPEGNLVILDELNYRFKPLEGLTLKIALQGGDYKDDVETFNPYLKSSGSGALSRFFRFNPVTHRAPGDTTVSAVYELNDAIELSFAAAADDAELATADGDNNGGLFGGGQFGVFGQIGVTLSEKLRFGAQYARSEFRGGADITNDTGDAPTTGGGLGPGGDTSDPFDGLDTTTDNFGFNVDAEIAKFLHFSGWAGVTLARSPELEDSQVTLLNWAANFIFPDLFAEGNRGSISVGQQPFIIDTGNLNGTGITDGAQDNITAEAQYQFKVNDNIKISPGVIVIFQANNTDSNDPIFVPVIRTTFKF from the coding sequence ATGTTGAATTTTCTAAAGAAGTCGCTGCTTTTGAAGCCAGCCCTTCTCGGCCTTATGATTCTGTCACCCTCGGCTGCAGTTGCCGCAGCAACCCAGAGCGAAACTATTCATCAAGATGCCGTTGAGAATCTGACCGCTGGTCTTACTGAACAAGACTTGTCTGTTGAGAATTTGTTCCCAATGACAGTGGCAGATGCATCCATCACCGAGCCAAGTGCAACCGAGCCAGTTGCGATTGAACCCAACCTCAACGTGACCAGCGTGGATGAACTTTCCGCGAATGCCGACAGTCTGGGGCAGGTTACATCTGTCTCACAGCTTTCTGACGTGCAGCCCACTGACTGGGCTTTTCAGGCGCTGCAGTCCCTCGTTGAACGCTACGGCTGTATTGCGGGTTACCCCAACGGTACCTTCCGGGGCAATCGTTCTGCGACTCGTTATGAAATGGCCGCAGCCCTCAATGCTTGCCTAGATCAAATTAGCGATCGCTTTGCTTCCAAAGCTGATCTAGACGCCGTCAAAGCCCTACAGGATGAGTTTGCTGCTGAACTCGCCACTCTGCGTGGTCGCGTTGATGGTCTAGAAGCTCGCGTTGATACAGTTGAGGCTCAGCAATTCTCTACGACCACCAAGCTCAACGGTGAAGTTGTCTTTGGTTCTGCCTTCGTATTTGATGAAGACGAAGCCCTCGACAGCGTGCTTGGCGTTGGTACAGACGACGGCAATACGGGTGAAGATCGACTCTTCTTGGGCTACCGTGCTCGCCTTAATTTCGACACTAGCTTTTCTGGTTCAGACCGTCTTCGAATTCGTCTAGAGGCTGCTGATATTCCCGAGCTAGACGAAGATGGTTCTGCTGGAACCAGCTTGGCTCGCTTCGGCTTTGACGAGAATGATCCAGAAGGTAATCTGGTCATTCTTGACGAACTCAACTATCGGTTTAAGCCTTTAGAAGGGCTTACCCTGAAAATTGCACTGCAGGGTGGAGACTACAAAGATGACGTTGAGACCTTTAACCCTTACCTAAAGAGCAGCGGTAGTGGTGCCCTTTCACGATTCTTCCGCTTCAACCCCGTCACTCACCGCGCTCCTGGCGACACGACTGTCAGTGCCGTTTACGAACTCAATGACGCAATCGAGCTATCTTTCGCGGCGGCGGCTGACGATGCGGAGCTAGCCACTGCAGATGGTGATAACAACGGTGGTCTGTTTGGTGGTGGTCAGTTTGGTGTATTTGGCCAAATTGGCGTTACCTTGTCTGAGAAACTACGCTTTGGTGCACAGTACGCACGCAGCGAATTCAGAGGCGGTGCCGATATCACCAATGATACGGGCGATGCGCCTACCACGGGTGGTGGCTTAGGCCCAGGGGGAGATACATCTGATCCCTTTGACGGTCTGGACACAACTACGGATAACTTTGGTTTCAACGTTGATGCTGAAATTGCCAAGTTCCTCCATTTTTCTGGCTGGGCAGGTGTGACACTCGCTCGCAGTCCAGAGTTAGAGGATTCGCAGGTCACGCTCCTCAACTGGGCTGCCAACTTTATCTTCCCAGACCTCTTTGCCGAAGGGAATCGCGGCTCAATTTCAGTCGGTCAGCAGCCGTTCATCATTGATACAGGTAATCTTAACGGTACTGGCATCACTGATGGCGCTCAGGATAACATCACTGCAGAAGCTCAATATCAGTTCAAGGTTAATGACAATATCAAGATCTCTCCTGGAGTGATCGTTATTTTCCAGGCCAACAATACAGACTCTAATGACCCCATTTTTGTACCCGTCATTAGAACAACGTTTAAGTTCTAG
- a CDS encoding HEAT repeat domain-containing protein, protein MVNSRLSQIAAQLDSSDTCDRILALVALRQVSAVEAAPLIKGALSDESLRVRSMAVRALGSKPSADADEILIRLLGEDPDYEIRADAAAALGDLKNTKAFQALVRAFFEDTSWVVRFSAAVALGQLQDPRAHEVLIHALRRDESVIQQAAIAALGEIQDLSAVDDLLHFVQAEDWLSRQRLAEALGNLPTPKSQSALSYLSKDEHPQVALAAQRSLQRLQHG, encoded by the coding sequence ATGGTGAACTCTCGGCTCAGTCAAATCGCAGCTCAATTGGATAGCTCTGATACTTGCGATCGCATATTGGCTCTCGTTGCCCTACGGCAGGTTTCAGCTGTAGAGGCAGCCCCCTTAATCAAAGGAGCACTATCAGACGAAAGTCTACGGGTGAGATCGATGGCAGTGCGGGCATTGGGAAGCAAGCCCTCAGCTGACGCCGATGAAATCTTAATCCGCCTGCTGGGAGAAGACCCTGATTATGAGATTCGCGCTGACGCAGCCGCGGCTCTGGGTGATTTGAAAAATACAAAAGCCTTCCAAGCCTTAGTGAGAGCTTTCTTTGAAGATACATCCTGGGTTGTGCGCTTCAGCGCAGCTGTTGCCCTTGGTCAACTTCAAGACCCACGCGCCCACGAAGTCTTGATCCACGCCCTTCGTCGAGATGAATCTGTGATTCAACAAGCAGCCATCGCAGCTCTGGGTGAAATACAAGATCTGAGCGCTGTAGATGATCTGCTCCATTTTGTTCAAGCTGAGGACTGGCTCTCTCGCCAACGTTTAGCTGAAGCCCTTGGGAATCTACCGACCCCTAAAAGTCAGTCAGCCCTCAGCTATCTCAGTAAAGACGAACACCCCCAAGTGGCTCTGGCCGCTCAGCGATCTTTGCAGCGGCTGCAGCATGGCTAA
- a CDS encoding SDR family oxidoreductase yields the protein MAKRIVLTGVTKGLGQALTDGLIDAGHTLLGCGRSAEAIAHLSQQYPAPHQFTVVDVAQADQVVTWANELLGQSEAPDLLLNNAGLVNSPAPLWEISDSEFTQVTDVNLRGVANTIRSFVPAMIDRGQGVIVNFSSGWGRSTSPDVTPYCATKWAIEGLTQALAQELPKGLATVALNPGIINTEMLQTCFGNHAAAYPTTEQWGRAAVPFILRLSAQHNGQSLTVPS from the coding sequence ATGGCTAAGCGGATCGTGCTCACAGGAGTCACCAAAGGGCTAGGCCAAGCATTAACCGATGGCCTGATTGATGCCGGTCACACCCTTCTCGGCTGCGGACGATCGGCAGAAGCCATCGCTCATCTATCGCAGCAGTATCCTGCACCGCATCAGTTTACAGTGGTTGATGTCGCCCAAGCAGATCAGGTCGTCACTTGGGCAAACGAGCTACTTGGCCAGAGTGAAGCCCCTGATTTACTCCTCAATAATGCAGGTCTCGTCAATTCGCCCGCTCCCCTATGGGAAATCTCAGACTCGGAGTTCACTCAGGTAACGGACGTTAATCTGCGGGGCGTAGCCAATACCATTCGCAGTTTCGTCCCAGCCATGATTGATCGAGGGCAAGGCGTGATCGTCAACTTCAGCTCTGGCTGGGGGCGGTCCACTTCTCCTGATGTGACTCCCTACTGTGCAACAAAGTGGGCCATTGAGGGGTTAACTCAGGCGCTGGCTCAGGAACTGCCAAAAGGACTGGCTACAGTCGCGCTCAACCCTGGCATTATCAACACCGAGATGTTGCAAACCTGCTTTGGTAATCATGCGGCAGCTTACCCTACGACGGAACAATGGGGCCGTGCCGCTGTGCCCTTCATTCTGCGCCTCTCTGCTCAGCACAATGGTCAATCGCTAACCGTACCGAGCTAA
- the tsaE gene encoding tRNA (adenosine(37)-N6)-threonylcarbamoyltransferase complex ATPase subunit type 1 TsaE: protein MLTLSLPDSAATQALGLKLGQSLPTGSILLLDGDLGSGKTSLVQSIGQGLGITDMIVSPTFTLINEYHTGRLPLYHLDLYRLPPAEVSNLYLDTYWEGIDFPLGIVAIEWPERLSDWPESYIHVKLQYQGEGRQATLTTQGSAQIEEMFVGWTS from the coding sequence ATGCTGACCCTATCGCTGCCAGATTCTGCTGCGACCCAGGCTCTAGGACTGAAGCTGGGACAGTCGCTACCGACGGGCAGTATTTTATTACTGGACGGAGACTTAGGCAGCGGCAAAACAAGCTTGGTTCAAAGTATCGGGCAGGGACTGGGCATTACAGATATGATTGTTAGTCCAACCTTTACCTTGATTAATGAATATCACACCGGACGGCTGCCGCTCTATCACCTCGATCTCTATCGTCTACCACCAGCAGAGGTCTCTAATCTCTATTTAGATACTTATTGGGAGGGCATTGATTTCCCGTTAGGTATTGTGGCAATCGAGTGGCCCGAACGTCTGTCTGATTGGCCTGAGAGCTACATCCACGTCAAGCTCCAGTACCAAGGCGAGGGGCGACAGGCGACTTTAACCACTCAGGGATCCGCGCAGATAGAAGAAATGTTTGTAGGCTGGACAAGTTGA
- a CDS encoding vWA domain-containing protein codes for MKQDYTHIVLIADRSGSMSASQGEAQAAINTFIKDQAAQPGNCTLSLAQFDNEYDLIHDFAIINDVPKYQLEPRGMTALYDAVGLTIASVGLKLAQMQESDRPALVTVVICTDGAENASKEYSQQQIAAMIKEQRELYSWKFVFLGVDIEAEQVAESIQIPVASAVKVSRRKGAAAYQVTSRKIAAARSALATGKPAADIAYSADEKEELG; via the coding sequence ATGAAACAAGACTATACCCACATTGTTCTGATTGCCGATCGCTCAGGATCGATGTCTGCCTCTCAAGGTGAAGCTCAAGCCGCCATCAACACATTTATCAAAGATCAGGCTGCCCAGCCAGGAAACTGCACGCTATCGCTGGCCCAGTTCGACAACGAATATGACTTGATTCACGACTTTGCCATCATCAATGATGTGCCTAAATATCAGCTAGAACCTCGTGGCATGACGGCCCTCTATGACGCGGTTGGTTTGACCATCGCTAGCGTTGGCTTGAAGCTGGCTCAGATGCAGGAGTCAGATCGACCTGCACTTGTTACCGTTGTCATCTGTACCGACGGAGCCGAAAACGCGAGTAAAGAATACAGCCAGCAACAGATCGCCGCCATGATTAAAGAGCAGCGCGAGCTTTATAGCTGGAAATTTGTTTTCCTTGGTGTCGATATTGAAGCGGAACAGGTGGCTGAATCGATTCAAATTCCGGTTGCCAGCGCTGTCAAAGTGAGCCGTCGTAAAGGAGCCGCAGCCTACCAGGTCACCAGCCGCAAGATTGCTGCAGCCCGCTCTGCTCTGGCCACAGGAAAACCCGCTGCCGACATCGCCTACAGCGCCGATGAAAAAGAGGAGCTAGGGTAA